In Aegilops tauschii subsp. strangulata cultivar AL8/78 chromosome 3, Aet v6.0, whole genome shotgun sequence, one genomic interval encodes:
- the LOC120976328 gene encoding uncharacterized protein, whose product MAASSCAATTARKLGCGDDERERGHTATTEAASGAATTSVVAWSRVRDHNDSCVRRVHARAVTKLRELSWMQLLSVSACVFLSLIRVIHQHYDGTEDARTNLAAALNIFRGDGHGGLIGGDGDGELVGGHGEER is encoded by the coding sequence ATGGCAGCGTCGTCATGCGCGGCCACAACGGCACGCAAGCTCGGGTGCGGCGACGACGAGCGTGAGCGCGGGCACACGGCCACAACAGAAGCGGCATCGGGCGCGGCCACAACAAGCGTGGTCGCGTGGTCGCGGGTGCGCGACCACAACGACAGCTGCGTCCGACGCGTCCACGCGCGCGCGGTGACGAAGTTACGCGAGCTTTCCTGGATGCAGCTACTCTCGGTGTCGGCGTGCGTCTTCCTCTCCCTCATCCGCGTCATCCACCAGCACTACGACGGCACTGAGGACGCCCGCACCAACCTTGCGGCAGCGCTCAACATCTTCCGCGGCGACGGGCATGGAGGGCTCATCGGCGGCGACGGGGATGGAGAGCTCGTCGGCGGCCATGGGGAGGAGAGGtag
- the LOC109770355 gene encoding aquaporin NIP4-1-like: MDLDKTNTVVGDGAANGQDLEQARRGQELPPAAGHATKGLAVGHLIRELLLEGVATFLVVFWSCVAALMQEMHHGLTFPTVCLVVALTVAFVLGWMGPAHLNPAVTLTFAAFRYFPWRKLPLYVATQIGASVLACLSVNAIMTPHDDNFYGTAPRPPGAGARLPFLLELLASAVLMIVISTVATSNASKAVVGISIGTAVGTLGLVIGPVSGGSMNPARSLGPAIVFGRYTSIWIYVVAPVAGMLLGALFNKAVRQSDAIVGFLCGGRGASSRVVIVGRSVTGAPGTN; the protein is encoded by the exons ATGGATCTTGACAAGACGAACACGGTGGTCGGCGACGGCGCGGCGAATGGGCAGGACCTAGAGCAGGCTCGCCGCGGCCAGGAGCTTCCCCCGGCTGCAGGCCATGCCACCAAGGGCCTCGCCGTCGGCCACCTCATCCGAGAG CTGTTGCTCGAGGGCGTGGCGACGTTCCTGGTGGTGTTCTGGTCGTGCGTGGCGGCGCTGATGCAGGAGATGCACCACGGCCTGACCTTCCCGACGGTCTGCCTTGTCGTCGCCCTCACCGTCGCCTTCGTGCTCGGATGGATGGGCCCCGCGCACCTCAACCCCGCCGTCACCCTCACCTTCGCCGCCTTCCGCTACTTCCCCTGGCGCAAGCTGCCGCTCTACGTCGCCACGCAGATCGGCGCCTCCGTGCTCGCCTGCCTCTCCGTCAACGCCATCATGACGCCGCACGACGACAACTTCTACGGCACCGCGCCCAGGCCCCCCGGGGCCGGCGCCCGGCTCCCGTTCCTCCTCGAGCTCCTCGCCTCCGCCGTGCTCATGATCGTCATCTCCACCGTCGCCACAAGCAACGCC AGCAAGGCGGTGGTAGGGATCTCCATCGGTACGGCGGTCGGGACGCTCGGGCTGGTCATCGGGCCCGTGTCCGGAGGCTCGATGAACCCGGCGAGGAGCCTGGGCCCGGCCATCGTCTTCGGCCGCTACACCTCCATCTGGATCTACGTCGTCGCGCCCGTCGCCGGCATGCTGCTCGGCGCGCTCTTCAACAAGGCCGTCCGGCAGTCCGACGCGATCGTGGGCTTCCTCTGCGGCGGCAGGGGCGCGTCCAGCAGGGTGGTCATCGTCGGTCGCTCCGTCACAGGAGCGCCTGGAACGAACTAG